GGAAGGGAAATGGTCGATCCAATATGGCATGACAGGCTATCCTACCGCCGCCGAGACGACGGCCCTTGCCGCCTTAATTGAGCTAGTACGACTCACCAAAGCTCCCACCCATTTCATGCGACTTTCTACCGCCCAGAGTGTAGAACTAATGGCTCAAGCAAAAAATGATGGATTACCCGTAACGGCAAGTACCACTTGGTTACACCTTTGTCACTACGATCGCGATTTAGCAACCTATGATCCGAATCTCCGTCTGATGCCACCTCTTGGCAGTGAAAGCGATCGCCTAGCGTTGATTACAGGAATCAAATCAGGAGCAATTGATAGCATTGCGGTTGATCACACTCCCCGTGCTTACGAAGAAAAAGTTGTGCCTTTTGAAGTTGCGCCCGTAGGTGCGATCGGCTTAGAGTTTGCACTCTCCGTCCTCTGGCAAAACTTAGTAGTAACAGAATTACTAACTGCTAGTGAGCTTTGGCAAGCTCTTAGCGTTAACCCAGCTAAAACTTTGGGACTTGCACAACCCAAACTCGCAACTCTTTTCGATCCAAGCTTAGAGTGGCTAGTTACAAATAATGCGATCGCCTCTCAATCGAGAAATAGCAACTATATGGGGCGATCGCTTGTTGGTAAAGTTCTCTAAATCAAGAAGAACCCTAATCTCTTCCTAGCAAATAAGTAAGTCTAGGGCTGGCACGGGGGCACAGCCCCTACAAGATCTAAAATTTACAGGTAGGGGCATCCCCCCGTGGTTGCCCTGTTATGCTCTAGCAGCAAGAGGTTCATCATCTGAGTTCCGCATAACATCAGTAAATTAGAGAACTCTTAGGATCGTGGGGATACTATGCAAAGTAGTTAACTGGCGAATGGCAGCGATCGCCTGTTGGAAGTTGTACTCACTGACCCTTTGCGTTACCACCACAATTTCAGCTAACCCATCATGACTTGTATTTTTTTGTAAAATTGCATTCAAGCTAACGCAGTGTTTACCAAAAGCAGTACCCAGATCGCCGATCACCCCAGGTTTATCATGGGTTAGCAGTCGTGCATAGAACTGATTTACGGTGTTTTCAATTGGGGCAATTTTAGCGTAATGCTCATGGGAGCAGCCCATTAATTGATTTACTTGATTGGGCATAGATTTCAAGGCTGCCACAACATTGATAATGTCGGCAACCACAGCACTAGCGGTTGCGCCTGCACCTGCGCCGGGACCTGAAAAAACAACTTCACCAATGGGATCGCCTTCAATGCGAACGGCATTAGTGACACCATGAATATTCGCAAGGGGATGTTGAATCGGGATTAGCGTAGGATGTACCCGAATTTCCAAATCAATGTCATTTTTGTGATCGGTACGCCGCGCAATTCCTAAGAGCTTAATTGTAAAGCCTAACTCTTTAGCATAGCCAATATCAGCACTAGTGATCGAGCGAATACCCTCTCGGTAAATGTCCTCAAGTTTGACGCGATCGCCAAAGGCAAGACTTGCCAAAATCGCCATTTTATCGGCAGCATCATAGCCATCGACATCGGCGGTGGGATCAGCTTCTGCATAGCCCAATTGTTGAGCTTCAGCAAGGGTTGCGTCAAAATCAGCACCCTCAAAATACATGCGGCTAAGAATGTAATTAGTTGTGCCGTTGACGATTCCTGTCAATTCACTGATGCGATTACCGCCGAGACTTTGCTTAAGGGCTTGAATCACAGGAATACCACCACAGGCAGCAGCTTCTAGCATTACATATACGCCTTTTTGTTTGGCGGCAGTAAAAATTTCATTGCCATGTCTAGCAATTACGGCTTTATTCGCGGTAACAACATGTTTGCCATTGGCGATCGCTTTTAAAATCAAACTTTTGGCTGGCTCAATTCCGCCAATAACCTCAACCACAATATCGATCTCAGGATCACTAACTATCGCAGCCAAATCATCTGTGACAATGCTGGAAGCGATCGCCACATCACGCTGCTTGTCTAGCGATCGCACACCTACCCGCGCGATTTCGATATCAGGTAGCAAAGGATGGCGACCCGCAGGGTCTTGGAAAATTTTGGCAACACCTGTGCCAACTGTTCCTAATCCGAGAAGTCCAACTTTATATGTCACAGTCTTATTTTTTTGATTTTCGTCGATTTCAATTAGCTTTTATTGTAGTTTTTTTGGGGACGCGATGAATCACGCATCTGCACTCAGCAATTCTCATTAAAAACATCTTTTTTTGAAAGTCTGCCGTTGGCAGACTTTCAAAAAAAGATGTTGGTGTTTCCAGCGCCTTTGGCGCTGGAAACACCAACATCTTTTACATAATGAGAAATGCTGATCTGCATGAATGAAGGGGGGCGTTTCGCGCCGCCTTCATTTATTAGGATTTTACTAAAATTAAAAAGGAAGAGATTGCATGGCAGTCTCTTCCTTTGACAAAATAATAAAGTTAAAAAACAAAAAGCAACGGCTACTACATAATCCAAAAACTAATCCAAAAACTAAGCGGCGATCGCCATCAAAGCCTCTTTACTCGACTCTTTTGAGTTTGATAAATTCAGTCCCATATTCATGTCCATATCGACAACAGCAATTTGAGAACAAGGAATTGTATCAGCATGAATTAAACCAGAAAAAACACATTCACAGATTTCTAGTAAGGCATCTGCTGGAGCCGCAAATTGGATACTTTGATTTGGGAATACTACTCTTTCAAAAAAACTAACATTAGGTTGAGCTATGCGAATAATTTGCGCAGACTCGGTGTCGTTACGATAAATGCAGATTGATTGATTAAATTGAGATTCTAAGTTGCTGGAATTAATTTTTTGCGCTTGTATATTAAACATTACGATCTCTTGTGAGTAGCCACTAACTTTACTGGTTCATGATCCCAGAGTAGGGGATCGTCTCATGGCTAGCAGTGATATAGCGCACATATTCCAAGTTTCTTAAGCTTTGGGGATCGATTTTCTCATGGTTTGTGAGAGTTAGTCACAAAGTAACTAACTCTCACAAACCATTAAAATTAACGCGAGTTCGATATAGCCATTTGCGTCGTGCGAAGCACGACGCAAATGGCTATATCGAATTGACATTAAAATTAACGTCAGTTCGATGAAAGCGAAAAATGGTAAGAATCGCTTAGCGATTCTTACCATTTTTTGCCATTTGCAGCTTGCGAAGCAAGCCGCAAATGGCTATATCGAACTGACATTAAAATTAGGATAGCTATAGGGTTGATTTTTATCGCGTAAAGCAGTGTAATCTATGGATTTTTGCCTAAATTAATCCCAAAAATATTATTTAAGCGATCGCGAACCCATGATAAAGCAGCATATTGCGATCGCTGTAATTCTTCTTC
This genomic stretch from Pseudanabaena galeata CCNP1313 harbors:
- a CDS encoding homoserine dehydrogenase; the protein is MTYKVGLLGLGTVGTGVAKIFQDPAGRHPLLPDIEIARVGVRSLDKQRDVAIASSIVTDDLAAIVSDPEIDIVVEVIGGIEPAKSLILKAIANGKHVVTANKAVIARHGNEIFTAAKQKGVYVMLEAAACGGIPVIQALKQSLGGNRISELTGIVNGTTNYILSRMYFEGADFDATLAEAQQLGYAEADPTADVDGYDAADKMAILASLAFGDRVKLEDIYREGIRSITSADIGYAKELGFTIKLLGIARRTDHKNDIDLEIRVHPTLIPIQHPLANIHGVTNAVRIEGDPIGEVVFSGPGAGAGATASAVVADIINVVAALKSMPNQVNQLMGCSHEHYAKIAPIENTVNQFYARLLTHDKPGVIGDLGTAFGKHCVSLNAILQKNTSHDGLAEIVVVTQRVSEYNFQQAIAAIRQLTTLHSIPTILRVL
- a CDS encoding DUF1830 domain-containing protein, which translates into the protein MFNIQAQKINSSNLESQFNQSICIYRNDTESAQIIRIAQPNVSFFERVVFPNQSIQFAAPADALLEICECVFSGLIHADTIPCSQIAVVDMDMNMGLNLSNSKESSKEALMAIAA
- a CDS encoding dihydroorotase, which encodes MPPENSLTYPVLFKEVRILDAASSSNISETFADVFVDGDRQIHLNFDQSQIPENINIEQRSGVVLGTGLIDLYSTSCEPGHESTETISELVQAAKNGGFTTVSILPNTQPAIDDIAALEFWRNVQHKQGNILQPWGAITKGLEGNQLTDIGELADSVVGFTDGKAINNLLLVRRAMEYIKPLGKPIALFPKNPDLAGSGVIREGKWSIQYGMTGYPTAAETTALAALIELVRLTKAPTHFMRLSTAQSVELMAQAKNDGLPVTASTTWLHLCHYDRDLATYDPNLRLMPPLGSESDRLALITGIKSGAIDSIAVDHTPRAYEEKVVPFEVAPVGAIGLEFALSVLWQNLVVTELLTASELWQALSVNPAKTLGLAQPKLATLFDPSLEWLVTNNAIASQSRNSNYMGRSLVGKVL